In the genome of Thunnus albacares chromosome 16, fThuAlb1.1, whole genome shotgun sequence, the window ATATGACTGTCTGATGTTGGCTTCATATCAGTGACAAAACAAGGTCTAGGAGATAGTCCCAAACAACGGACCAAGCGACACAGAAAAACCTTCTCACGCTTACATAGGCCATATTCAAATACATATCAGAGGCCTTGTCTTCCTAATGGATCGCCTGGATTGAACGGCATAGGGGATGGAGATGGGCTGGTGGGGGCACCTTGAGGGATAGCATGGTTCCAACCTTCAATTacatccccctcctcctccctctgctccacCCCTACCCCCCAGCCTCTCTGCCGCTGCCAAACCCTTGGAGGAGcaaaagaaggaggaggagaaggagaagaggggCCCTGAGGCTTTGGACTCAGCCAGTGATGAGGGGACTGAAACACATCTGCGCCACCGAACGGCCCAAGCCATTTCCATGGTGAATTAACAGCCGTTTAATGCATCTGATAATATCAATCTGGAGGATAAGACATTGAAAAGGGAACGGGGATGGGGGGGCGGGCTGCATGTTAAAACCTCAGGCTGTTTCAACAAGGGTTTTCATCAAGCTGAAGCAAGACAGGGctttaaatgacacaaaagATACAGCCCTAAGTTTTCATGAGGACTATTTACACTTGAGTGGACAAAATACATTGCTTGACATTATTTATGATCTACTAGGGTGGCTATGATCGTTAAAATCAGTCAAGTGTCCAGATGTAGCTGTAACTATAGAGTGGGAAGAAGGCATCAGCTGCTAGATTGGATTGCCCTTGGCCTCAGGGTTACACAGCAAAGCCAGCAAATGCTGAACCATGCTGGGCTGGCTCCTTAAAGACCCTGTCTACTTTGTCTGATtcagtgagagagggagagtttGTTGTATACGCGGCAAGGGTCTTGTGGGGGAAACCCTGGCAGACTGGTGTTACTCTGTCAGGCCTGGCCAAAAGAGCAGCACTTCACTCTCCACACCACACCATCTGCTCCAAGTGGAGGGGATACAATGGAtcctcagacagagagagggcgagacagagaaatagagagctCTTTTTTCAGTAGGGCAAGGTGGGATTTGTTTGCTGTGAAAGCTCTGCACTTACACTtagattaatttgtttttgctttttcaatTAGGATTAGCATCGCTTTCCCCTTAtcattgaaattaaaaattattttaaaacaaagacgTGGAGGTTTTACCACTGCAGCCATAAACACAATATCACCTCCCTTCAGTTGACAATTAAGAAGCTTCATATCTCCTGATGAGACATTTTCATCTCCAATTCACTCACAGCTTGCAAATGTAATTGTGATTGGACTTAGGGGTGGCGTGCAAGGCTATTATTTTGTCATGATGGTGCACTCATACCAGCTGGCCCACTGTTCTCCTGCCACATCTGACAAGACATCATCATTCTCACAACACTTCCCCAAAGCCCAAAGTCATGAGAGGAAAATAGCTGCTCCACTTCCTAATTCCAGGTGTAAGGACAAGAATATTTGGAGTCGGACTGAGAACAAATGAGGAAATTGATAGCAGCCATCTGCTCCAAAACGGTGCCGAGAGCTGGTGAACTTGAACACACCTCGCAAAATGTCTGACAAGCTGTCTCTGACTTCTAAggctcagaaaaaaagaaatctacaCAAATATCAGAAATTCTACATCAATGGAACCCGCTATAAACCCACGAAGAGTACAAATGGAAAGAACAGATACATAAATGTCACAcaaattatgataataatgtaCAAAACTATATCTTGCAAATGCCAAACTTTGTTCCTAAACATGTGGAATAAACTCTGGGAatcaagaataaaaaatgaaaataaacccccctccaacaacaacacatgtGGAAATGTTGTTCAGCCTATTCTTTCCATTTATGGGAGTACATCTGTTAATGCCCTGAATTTATAAATGCTACAATGAAAGCAACAGCATCTGGCATATGTGGttattgtttgattgttttctactttctctcagtctctgtatgtctctctcccttttctcttttcatcccTCCATCGGGAGCCTGTAGAAGCAAAGGATTATGGATCTCTGGAAAGCGTTCACCCTTGGGTCAGAAGACAAGACAAGGCGAGGTAATGAAAGATAAACAGCTCGCTGCAAACACCTGTTAACGTCCGCTTCAAAGAAAAGacagggaggaggggggtttGCAGggagggaaaacaaaaaaagaagtatttGGCTGCCAAGCAACAGCCGAAGGGCCCCCCGGGCTGTTGACAGATctttatgaaatgaaaaaaagagaaaagaaacgACAATGATTGTGGGCTTTTTACAACAGCGATGGATGATAAGAGGAACACAAGAGAAAATACAAGCAATCATAAATATACATCTTTACTGAGTCCTCAGGCGAACCTTTTGTGACATGCAGACGCACACAAAAAAGGCTCTGCACTCAGGTACGCACAATAGCAAAAACAAGGCATCCTAAGTGTTAAACGTATTCTCTTTACTAATATACAGCAGGTAAAAAGCTGTAGGGTTAATTTCTTTAGCATGTAATGAATGTTAATGACTTGTAGACAAAGCTTTCTAAGGACAACCAGTGTGACACGAATCAAACTTTCATAAGGGTTAAGGGGTGTTGAATACTTGGGGGACTAAGGAAGTATGGGGGAAACAGAGAAGGGACTGAATGTATCAGTTTAAGCTATTAGTCCCGAGTCCCCAGGGGATTCAATTTGAGCCTCCCATAGGGGATAGCCTCTTTATCCGCAGGGCATGATTGGGGCACGCTGGGGTTAAACTATAAGGGAGGCTATATAACACTATTGTGTGCCAAGTTTCAGGATGCTATCTCCCTCTTTGCTCTTTCAGGCCATTTTTTATAAAAAGGAATTGGGGCAGTAAATGTCGTGGGGACCTAATCTTCGTGAGTAAGTGATATGTGACAAGAGAGCTTTTAAAGCACTTAGGATTGAAGATGGAAGAAAGGCTGTGAGAAGGAAGAGGTATgagtacaaaaataaatacaacaatgcAGTACAATGGAGAAGAGAACAGCAGTGGGAGGAAAAGTGATTCATCAACAATCTCTCAGTTTCTTAGGCTAGTCTCACAAAGATTTGATTTTTAACTCTTTGAGGTCCAGATTCACACCTGGCCATACAAGGAGTTACCATCTGAAATCAGATTTTTCCTGGCATATACAGGCATGAACTAGTCTGAACAACACCACATAGGGTTAAAATATCAGGGTGACAGTCATAAATGTTAACTTATTACTGCCCTTCAGCCcccttaaaacacacatttacacacacacacaaacacacacactcaccacccaaactttttttaaaggatACATTGCTGCCTGAGTAGGGTGAGATGTCAGCCATGTCCTGGAGATCGCTGCACTCGGACTTGATGAGGGACAGGGAGAGTCCCTCGGCCGTGCTGCCAGGGTGTGCTGGTGAACAAGAGCGATGGTGGTGCCCCAGGTGGTGACCTGATGCCATCTTGGTCCTCAGGCTGGTGGTCTCCCGGGACAGGTCCATGGAGTCTGGTGAGGAACGCTCCTTGCCTGGGTAGCCACCTGTGGGTCCACCCAGGGGACTCTGGAAAGGGTAACCCATGAGAGGCAGGGGAAAGGGGTGTCTGAAGGATGGGGGGCTGAAACCCATAGAGGCAGAGAGCgaggagggatgaagggagggATGATGGTGACCACCATGGGCACCCACAGCTGAGGACTGGTGGTGGTGCTCACTGGGGGTCTTTCTCACGACTAAGGGCAGCGCCTCGGTTTGGTCATTGGCGGCACCTGGCATCCCGGGCATGCCAGCAAAGGAGTCTAGTGGATTGGGAATGATGACATCACCGAAGCACTGCAGCCTCTGGTTGGCGGTGTGGAAGTTGGGGTTGTCTCCATTGACAGCGGTGGGAAACCTTTCAGGAGGTATGGAAAGTGGGGGGAAGGCTTGCTGGGGTGTGGGGCGTGGAGGCTTGGCAAACACCTTAACCACTGTGTCCACCACCTGGGTCATGGCTGAATTGAGTTCCTGCTTCAGTGTTTCTGCCAGCTGTTTACCTTCAGCATGCATGGAGGAGCCTGGACCTCCCTGTCCTTTGCTCCGGCCGAGCCCCTCTCTTCTTGGCTTCTCTCCGTCTGCCAGCAGAGCCTGCTCCTGAAGCAATGCCCGTGCCCTGTCTAGGAAATGGCCCGGGTCCAGGTCAGACATCTCATTGTCAGAGCGCAAGTCATCTCCACCCCGGTCATCACCACCGGTGTCGGACCTGGCTGGGCTGTCCTCGGACATGTTTCCTATGTCATTATGGAGGTCATTGTGGAGGTCATTGTGTTCCGAGTCGTCGGTTGAGTCATAAATCTGAAAGAACTTCTCCTGCAGCTGGCGTAGCTGCTTCTGCATATCCTCCAGTTGCAGCTTCAGTTGCCGTCGCTCCTCCTGTTTCTGTTCCTTCCTCTGGCACACCAGCTGGGTGAAgctctgctgttgctgctgaggCAGACGCTGCTTACGCTTGTTCTCTCGGCTGCTACTGCTGCACACTTCACCTCCCCGTGGGCTGCTGGGGGCCTGCTGCTGAGACTGAGGAGGTGGACAGTCCAGCTCCATTTCCCGTTCCCCATCCATCTCATGGTCACGCTCATGGCGGGAAGCAGGTACCACCACACTGGGTGAGTGGCTCATACCACGAATAATGTTCTCTACACGGGCTCGCTTGGCACGCAGGTGTTCATCATTGAGACGTTCGATGTCAAAGGTGCCCAGGCCAGGAGGACGGCCAAATGGTGACAAGCATTCCTGAGGGGTGCTGTCTTGGGAGGAGTTACTGCAGGCGTCCTCCTGGGGAGCATCTGAACTTGCATTGGAGAGCCCTGAGCCAGGGAAGCCGACATCCCCTCTCTCACCTCTGtcccctctttctcccctttCAGGTCCTCCTccatttttagccatgttaTTCTTGAGAAGCTGGGAGATAATGGTGGTGCCAGGGAAGGGCATCATGGTGTCCTCGTATGAGTTGGCTCGCTTCAGTAGCTTTCGGAGTACATTGGACTTGGACTCACTGTCGCTAGCTGATACAACGCCAGGCCCACCATGTGGCTGCACTACAGAGCACTCCATGGAGTCGGTGTCTGATCCGTGGTGAGAGTGGGAGCTCAGAGAGTTCATGGCACTGAAAATGGCTGCTTTGGCGCGGGCAATGTTATCGgtggttgttgttgctgtggagGAGGCTGTGCTGCCCACGGTTCTCTTAACACCAATGTCCACACGTCTTCGCTTGGTCTGTCTGTTCAGGAGGGAGTCGCTGTCATGGTCCGGCATCACGGGTTGCTGCTATTGGGCCATATCCCACAAAGCCAGTCCTCTAGGATCAAAGCCTCTGAGTACCTGTGGGCAAAAAATTACAGATGCATGACTCACcaaaaggaaaaatattttcagaatctaagtcactcactcactcaagcAGGACATGGCCTAAACCACTTCAG includes:
- the LOC122999705 gene encoding prospero homeobox protein 1-like: MPDHDSDSLLNRQTKRRRVDIGVKRTVGSTASSTATTTTDNIARAKAAIFSAMNSLSSHSHHGSDTDSMECSVVQPHGGPGVVSASDSESKSNVLRKLLKRANSYEDTMMPFPGTTIISQLLKNNMAKNGGGPERGERGDRGERGDVGFPGSGLSNASSDAPQEDACSNSSQDSTPQECLSPFGRPPGLGTFDIERLNDEHLRAKRARVENIIRGMSHSPSVVVPASRHERDHEMDGEREMELDCPPPQSQQQAPSSPRGGEVCSSSSRENKRKQRLPQQQQQSFTQLVCQRKEQKQEERRQLKLQLEDMQKQLRQLQEKFFQIYDSTDDSEHNDLHNDLHNDIGNMSEDSPARSDTGGDDRGGDDLRSDNEMSDLDPGHFLDRARALLQEQALLADGEKPRREGLGRSKGQGGPGSSMHAEGKQLAETLKQELNSAMTQVVDTVVKVFAKPPRPTPQQAFPPLSIPPERFPTAVNGDNPNFHTANQRLQCFGDVIIPNPLDSFAGMPGMPGAANDQTEALPLVVRKTPSEHHHQSSAVGAHGGHHHPSLHPSSLSASMGFSPPSFRHPFPLPLMGYPFQSPLGGPTGGYPGKERSSPDSMDLSRETTSLRTKMASGHHLGHHHRSCSPAHPGSTAEGLSLSLIKSECSDLQDMADISPYSGSNIQEGLSPNHLKKAKLMFFYTRYPSSNMLKMFFSDVKFNRCITSQLIKWFSNFREFYYIQMEKFARQSINDGTTGVEELSVSRDCELFRALNMHYNKANDFEVPNRFLEVAEITLREFFNAIVAGKDVDPSWKKAIYKVICKLDSEVPEIFKSPNCLQELLHE